The following are from one region of the Tachysurus fulvidraco isolate hzauxx_2018 chromosome 15, HZAU_PFXX_2.0, whole genome shotgun sequence genome:
- the tnrc6c1 gene encoding trinucleotide repeat-containing gene 6C protein isoform X1, producing MEEKKKKKQEEKKKKEVAQKKAAEQETKVPDSAKPSPAPLPPANPSTTSPSVPSASSSGANGKRAPSSTQQQPQSAVQRYPPREVPPRFRQHEHKQLLKRGQPLPPGNLAVVLPSSSNPTVQSFPSQSHPDLPLQSAHSAQYESPHWGHTPINSSATIVTTNNGGWDQLIIDKSDSEEWPSISHSESHIPAGCPSDTEIINSSTDIMSMATGGSQQGHFPTNHPSKASNSHSGGILSSQSGASRGWGSGPSPAIAGEGKGESNSASMGARTWGSSNFNLNLNPNANPSAWPVLGHEGMGVGGSSGVSNQAPSNICSPPCAPSSGPSSSGNLIGDNGNSAGNSGNGKGSTAWGGMVSNDTSEPHSSSTNVSFSSEPQNLNTEGPNHTKQEPMSPANSMPNWNVNPVGMGSFVQSSTGSSQVNGEEGSVWGNGDAKSASSSKDSGWDSGSGWGQGVASATPGWGQATSNGDWGKHSTEPKGWESAGSPTQEQPLSSWGSGANAPASEGSSDSVDGHSHRRECSSRDMAPPLLPAQDMDPRVLCNTGWGQTPVRQHTAWETEEAAHSNNKNDAGTEAWGSSSNAPHMAQPSSHGSVNPSSRPDSGGKSDAHRPAAATPSGWGPSPTQPCSGWGDNAKKPTIGSGGWGNAPQGGHSGNLQKSGQSWGSEDKSSNWDDSHSKAKSQGWGENPKPSHGWSSERGGDSGAGDEWGDSGEGKKNGPSSSSWEGDGTGWKESPRSWGKPSPGGGWGDEQRSNASTQGWRNKSQEGGNGSSTGASMGSWGGSGSVKSGSGWGGSNGGGVKHNHASEPTGWEEPSPPSIRRKMEIDDGTSAWGDPSSYNKTVNLWDRNNPGMQSKTGSGNANNPPSNHHHHTHHNQPPLQGHGHGGPAATNSHITPDNTSPHQVVAPHNRAPLMTTGWGEMPNVHSKPEPSWGEPVPSPASVDNGTSAWGKPSGGWSDSSPEGYGRGGGPPGSAPCKPASKTMQEGWGGGEDMNLSSGQWEQDEGDMWNSTASQESSSSCSSWGNQPKKGSQKPKVPNKQDDAWIMTRLIKQLTDMGFPRDPAEDALKSNNMNLDQAMTALLEKKTELDKRGLGISDYSNGLINKPMSCRPSIISKDSSSDRPAFMDKDGGLADDAQTSPFMPSPSLKLPLASAALPSQSIGVTMQNLNRQMQSGMFGSSGTAQARALQQPPPQPAVPPLNSSQPSLRAQVPQFLSPQVQAQLLQFAAKNIGLNPALLTSPINPQHMTLLNQLYHLQLAYQRLQIQQQMLQAQRNVSGPIRQQEQQVARTINNMQQQIQQHQRQLAQVLLVKQQQQQQQPPPSHPSLHPSTGKSALETFSSHQQASGLTVSDLPTKEPQSSPNTFSSYTLSGLNPNMNVNCMEVGGLSMKDSPQPQSRLSQWTHPNSMENLSGSSSPMEPGHSKHGAISVGPNLGASGKPTMDDSYNPYNLMQGTDSPASSMVTPDSWGQGKNNSDKMSNGTNISWPPEFCPGVPWKGLQNIDPETDPNVTPGSVPSGPTINTNIQDVNRYLLRDRSGGKLPDLKSTWSPGPISHTQASLSHELWKVPQGPRNTTAPTRPPPGLTNTKPSSTWGGNSLGLVPGWSGSYSSGTTWSTDSSNRTSSWLVLRNLTPQIDGSTLRTLCMQHGPLITFHLNLTQGNAVVRYSSKDEAGKAQKSLHMCVLGNTTILAEFAGEEEVNRFFAQGQSLTPTTSWQANPGTNQTRLGGGASANSHPIGHWNTAGLGGGGAGSAAKAGNELLWGGVQQYSSLWGPPSTEEGRVVGSPTPINTLLPGDLLSGESM from the exons atggaagaaaagaaaaagaaaaagcaagaggaaaagaagaaaaaggaagtcGCTCAGAAAAAg GCTGCTGAACAGGAAACCAAAG TGCCAGACTCTGCCAAGCCCAGCCCTGCCCCTCTTCCCCCTGCCAATCCCAGCACTACCAGCCCCTCTGTGCCCTCGGCCAGCAGCAGTGGTGCCAATGGCAAGCGTGCGCCCTCCAGCACCCAGCAGCAACCGCAGTCGGCAGTACAGCGATACCCACCTCGAGAGGTCCCACCACGTTTCCGCCAACACGAGCACAAGCAGCTACTGAAGAGAGGACAACCTCTGCCTCCTGGGAACCTTGCTGTTGTGCTGCCATCCTCAAGCAATCCTACTGTGCAGTCCTTCCCCAGCCAGTCACACCCAG ACCTGCCCTTGCAGAGTGCCCATTCAGCACAGTATGAAAGTCCCCACTGGGGACATACACCAATCAACAGCAGTGCTACTATAGTCACAACCAATAACGGTGGCTGGGATCAACTGATTATAGACAAAAGTGATTCAGAGGAGTGGCCTTCTATTTCTCACAGCGAAAGCCACATCCCTGCAGGATGCCCATCAGATACTGAGATTATCAACAGCAGCACAGACATCATGAGTATGGCCACAGGAGGCAGCCAGCAAGGACACTTTCCCACTAATCATCCCAGTAAAGCCAGTAACAGCCACTCAGGAGGTATCCTCTCCAGCCAGAGTGGGGCCAGTAGAGGCTGGGGCTCTGGTCCATCTCCTGCCATTGCTGGAGAGGGAAAGGGTGAGAGCAACAGTGCATCAATGGGAGCCAGGACCTGGGGCTCCTCCAACTTTAACTTGAATTTGAATCCCAATGCTAACCCCTCTGCCTGGCCAGTCCTGGGACATGAGGGGATGGGCGTGGGTGGCAGCTCTGGAGTATCCAACCAAGCTCCATCTAATATCTGCAGCCCACCGTGTGCTCCCTCCTCTGGACCGAGCAGTAGTGGAAATTTAATTGGTGACAATGGAAATTCTGCTGGAAACTCTGGTAACGGTAAAGGCAGCACCGCTTGGGGTGGTATGGTGTCTAATGACACCTCTGAGCCACACTCCTCTTCCACGAATGTGTCTTTTAGCTCTGAACCTCAGAACCTTAACACTGAAGGACCAAATCACACTAAGCAGGAGCCCATGAGCCCTGCCAATAGTATGCCTAACTGGAATGTCAACCCTGTTGGCATGGGCTCTTTTGTCCAGTCTTCAACAGGAAGCTCACAGGTCAATGGGGAGGAGGGGTCTGTGTGGGGTAATGGAGATGCCAAATCTGCCAGTAGCTCTAAGGATTCTGGATGGGATTCAGGAAGTGGTTGGGGTCAAGGAGTAGCTTCAGCCACCCCTGGCTGGGGACAAGCCACATCCAATGGGGACTGGGGCAAGCATTCCACTGAACCTAAAGGGTGGGAGTCTGCAGGATCTCCCACTCAAGAGCAGCCACTAAGTTCTTGGGGCAGTGGGGCTAATGCTCCAGCTAGTGAGGGAAGCAGTGACAGCGTGGATGGTCATTCTCACAGGAGGGAATGCTCATCAAGAGATATGGCCCCACCTCTCCTGCCTGCCCAGGACATGGACCCAAGAGTTCTGTGCAACACAGGATGGGGACAGACTCCAGTGCGTCAGCACACAGCATGGGAGACGGAAGAAGCTGCACACTCAAATAACAAGAATGATGCTGGTACAGAAGCATGGGGCTCATCTTCAAATGCACCTCATATGGCACAACCATCATCTCATGGTAGTGTTAATCCAAGTTCTCGACCTGATTCTGGGGGCAAGAGTGATGCACATCGCCCTGCTGCAGCAACTCCATCAGGCTGGGGACCGTCCCCCACTCAACCCTGCTCTGGATGGGGTGACAATGCCAAGAAACCCACTATTGGTTCTGGGGGCTGGGGCAACGCACCACAAGGAGGCCACAGTGGCAACTTGCAAAAAAGTGGGCAGTCTTGGGGCTCTGAAGACAAATCTTCTAATTGGGATGACTCCCATTCCAAGGCTAAATCTCAGGGTTGGGGAGAGAACCCCAAGCCATCCCATGGTTGGAGCAGTGAGCGAGGAGGGGACAGTGGAGCTGGAGATGAGTGGGGTGACTCTGGAGAAGGGAAGAAGAATGGGCCATCCAGCTCTTCCTGGGAGGGAGATGGAACAGGGTGGAAAGAAAGCCCTCGTAGTTGGGGAAAGCCATCCCCTGGTGGTGGATGGGGAGATGAACAACGCTCCAATGCCTCAACACAGGGGTGGCGCAACAAGTCTCAGGAGGGTGGCAATGGCAGCAGTACTGGTGCGAGCATGGGTTCATGGGGAGGATCAGGCTCTGTCAAGAGTGGTTCAGGTTGGGGGGGAAGCAATGGGGGAGGAGTAAAACATAATCATGCTTCAGAGCCAACGGGATGGGAAGAGCCGTCCCCACCGTCCATCCGACGCAAGATGGAAATTGATGATGGTACCTCAGCTTGGGGTGATCCAAGCAGTTATAATAAGACAGTTAACCTCTGGGACAGGAACAATCCTGGAATGCAGAGTAAAACAGGCTCTGGGAATGCTAACAATCCCCCCAGCAACCATCACCACCATACCCACCATAATCAGCCTCCGTTGCAGGGCCATGGACATGGAGGGCCAGCTGCAACCAACAGCCATATCACTCCTGACAATACAAGCCCACACCAAGTTGTGGCTCCTCATAACAGAGCACCCCTGATGACCACAG GATGGGGGGAAATGCCTAATGTCCACTCCAAACCTGAGCCTTCATGGGGAGAGCCAGTACCTTCTCCAGCAAGCGTGGACAATGGCACATCAGCCTGGGGCAAACCCAGTGGGGGCTGGTCTGACAGTAGCCCTGAAGGCTATGGCCGAGGTGGAGGCCCACCAGGATCTGCCCCCTGCAAACCAG cctCTAAAACTATGCAAGAAGGCTGGGGAGGTGGAGAGGACATGAACCTGTCGTCAGGGCAGTGGGAGCAGGATGAGGGTGACATGTGGAACAGTACAGCCTCTCAGGAGAGCAGCTCATCCTGTAGTTCTTGGGGCAACCAGCCCAAGAAAGGTTCTCAGAAG CCGAAGGTTCCTAATAAACAAGATGATGCTTGGATTATGACCCGTCTGATTAAGCAGCTGACCGATATGGGTTTCCCT AGAGACCCGGCAGAGGACGCTTTGAAGAGCAACAATATGAACTTGGACCAGGCTATGA CTGCCCTGTTAGAAAAGAAGACTGAATTAGATAAGCGAGGGTTGGGAATATCTGACTACAGTAATGGCCTCATCAACAAGCCAATGAGCTGCAGGCCTTCGATCATCTCCAAAGACTCCTCCTCAGACCGTCCTGCCTTCATGGACAAg GATGGAGGATTAGCGGACGATGCCCAAACTTCACCATTTATGCCTTCTCCCAGCCTGAAGCTCCCGTTGGCTAGTGCTGCCCTCCCTAGCCAGAGTATTGGGGTCACAATGCAAAACTTGAACAGACAG ATGCAGAGTGGCATGTTTGGCAGTAGTGGAACAGCACAAGCCCGGGCCCTGCAGCAGCCTCCTCCTCAGCCAGCAGTGCCACCTCTCAACTCCTCCCAGCCTAGTCTACGTGCTCAAGTGCCTCAGTTTCTCTCCCCTCAG GTTCAAGCACAGCTCTTACAGTTTGCAGCAAAAAACATTGGTCTCAACCCTGCACTTTTAACCTCACCAATAAACCCTCAGCATATGACCTTGTTGAACCAACTCTACCATCTGCAACTG GCATACCAGCGTTTACAAATTCAACAGCAGATGTTGCAGGCACAGCGTAACGTTTCTGGCCCTATCAGACAACAGGAGCAGCAA gttgcACGTACAATCAATAACATGCAGCAGCAGATCCAGCAGCACCAGCGGCAGCTGGCCCAGGTTCTGCTggtgaagcagcagcagcagcagcagcagcctccTCCTTCTCATCCTAGCTTGCATCCCAGCACAGGCAAATCAGCACTGGAAACGTTTtcatcacaccaacaggcatCAGGCCTAACTGTCTCTGATCTGCCGACCAAAGAGCCGCAGTCGTCTCCCAACACATTCTCCTCTTACACTCTCT CTGGACTGAACCCCAACATGAATGTAAACTGCATGGAGGTGGGAGGTCTGTCTATGAAGGACTCTCCTCAGCCTCAGTCGCGCCTGTCACAGTGGACGCACCCCAACTCCATGGAGAATCTCTCTGGCAGCTCCTCACCTATGGAACCTGGCCACAGCAAGCATG gtGCCATCTCTGTAGGTCCAAACCTTGGTGCTTCCGGTAAACCCACTATGGACGACTCCTACAACCCGTATAACCTGATGCAGGGCACCGACTCTCCTGCTAGTTCAATGGTGACCCCGGACAGCTGGGGCCAGGGAAAGAATAACAGTGACAAGATGTCCAATGGGACCAACATCAGCTGGCCACCAG AGTTCTGCCCAGGAGTGCCCTGGAAAGGACTACAGAATATTGACCCTGAGACTGACCCCAATGTGACCCCAGGAAGTGTTCCCAGTGGCCccaccatcaacaccaacattcaGGATGTGAACCGCTACCTACTGAGAGACAGGAGTGGAG GCAAACTGCCAGACCTGAAATCCACTTGGTCGCCAGGACCCATCTCACACACGCAGGCCTCGCTGTCCCATGAGCTGTGGAAGGTGCCTCAGGGACCAAGGAACACTACAGCCCCCACCCGTCCTCCACCTGGCCTGACCAATACCAAGCCCTCCTCCACCTGGGGGGGCAACAGCCTAGGCTTGGTGCCGGGCTGGAGTGGTTCTTACTCTTCAG gtACCACATGGAGTACAGACAGCTCCAACAGGACCAGCAGCTGGCTGGTTCTAAGGAACCTTACACCCCAG ATTGACGGCTCTACTCTGCGGACGCTGTGCATGCAGCACGGCCCCTTAATCACATTCCACCTCAACTTGACGCAGGGCAACGCCGTGGTGCGCTACAGCTCCAAGGACGAGGCTGGCAAAGCCCAGAAGTCCCTACACAT GTGTGTGCTGGGCAACACCACCATCCTAGCAGAATTCGCTGGAGAGGAGGAGGTGAACCGCTTCTTTGCACAGGGTCAATCCCTCACACCCACCACCAGCTGGCAGGCCAACCCGGGCACCAATCAGACGCGGTTGGGGGGTGGAGCGTCTGCCAATTCGCACCCTATTGGCCACTGGAACACCGCCGGCCTGGGAGGAGGCGGAGCTGGCAGTGCAGCTAAGGCAGGCAACGAGCTGCTATGGGGGGGCGTACAGCAGTACTCTAGCCTTTGGGGGCCGCCCAGTACAGAGGAGGGCCGAGTGGTAGGCAGCCCAACCCCTATTAACACGCTGCTTCCAGGAGACCTGCTGAGCGGAGAGTCCATGTGA
- the tnrc6c1 gene encoding trinucleotide repeat-containing gene 6C protein isoform X3, whose translation MVGRLLSSDLPLQSAHSAQYESPHWGHTPINSSATIVTTNNGGWDQLIIDKSDSEEWPSISHSESHIPAGCPSDTEIINSSTDIMSMATGGSQQGHFPTNHPSKASNSHSGGILSSQSGASRGWGSGPSPAIAGEGKGESNSASMGARTWGSSNFNLNLNPNANPSAWPVLGHEGMGVGGSSGVSNQAPSNICSPPCAPSSGPSSSGNLIGDNGNSAGNSGNGKGSTAWGGMVSNDTSEPHSSSTNVSFSSEPQNLNTEGPNHTKQEPMSPANSMPNWNVNPVGMGSFVQSSTGSSQVNGEEGSVWGNGDAKSASSSKDSGWDSGSGWGQGVASATPGWGQATSNGDWGKHSTEPKGWESAGSPTQEQPLSSWGSGANAPASEGSSDSVDGHSHRRECSSRDMAPPLLPAQDMDPRVLCNTGWGQTPVRQHTAWETEEAAHSNNKNDAGTEAWGSSSNAPHMAQPSSHGSVNPSSRPDSGGKSDAHRPAAATPSGWGPSPTQPCSGWGDNAKKPTIGSGGWGNAPQGGHSGNLQKSGQSWGSEDKSSNWDDSHSKAKSQGWGENPKPSHGWSSERGGDSGAGDEWGDSGEGKKNGPSSSSWEGDGTGWKESPRSWGKPSPGGGWGDEQRSNASTQGWRNKSQEGGNGSSTGASMGSWGGSGSVKSGSGWGGSNGGGVKHNHASEPTGWEEPSPPSIRRKMEIDDGTSAWGDPSSYNKTVNLWDRNNPGMQSKTGSGNANNPPSNHHHHTHHNQPPLQGHGHGGPAATNSHITPDNTSPHQVVAPHNRAPLMTTGWGEMPNVHSKPEPSWGEPVPSPASVDNGTSAWGKPSGGWSDSSPEGYGRGGGPPGSAPCKPASKTMQEGWGGGEDMNLSSGQWEQDEGDMWNSTASQESSSSCSSWGNQPKKGSQKPKVPNKQDDAWIMTRLIKQLTDMGFPRDPAEDALKSNNMNLDQAMTALLEKKTELDKRGLGISDYSNGLINKPMSCRPSIISKDSSSDRPAFMDKDGGLADDAQTSPFMPSPSLKLPLASAALPSQSIGVTMQNLNRQMQSGMFGSSGTAQARALQQPPPQPAVPPLNSSQPSLRAQVPQFLSPQVQAQLLQFAAKNIGLNPALLTSPINPQHMTLLNQLYHLQLAYQRLQIQQQMLQAQRNVSGPIRQQEQQVARTINNMQQQIQQHQRQLAQVLLVKQQQQQQQPPPSHPSLHPSTGKSALETFSSHQQASGLTVSDLPTKEPQSSPNTFSSYTLSGLNPNMNVNCMEVGGLSMKDSPQPQSRLSQWTHPNSMENLSGSSSPMEPGHSKHGAISVGPNLGASGKPTMDDSYNPYNLMQGTDSPASSMVTPDSWGQGKNNSDKMSNGTNISWPPEFCPGVPWKGLQNIDPETDPNVTPGSVPSGPTINTNIQDVNRYLLRDRSGGKLPDLKSTWSPGPISHTQASLSHELWKVPQGPRNTTAPTRPPPGLTNTKPSSTWGGNSLGLVPGWSGSYSSGTTWSTDSSNRTSSWLVLRNLTPQIDGSTLRTLCMQHGPLITFHLNLTQGNAVVRYSSKDEAGKAQKSLHMCVLGNTTILAEFAGEEEVNRFFAQGQSLTPTTSWQANPGTNQTRLGGGASANSHPIGHWNTAGLGGGGAGSAAKAGNELLWGGVQQYSSLWGPPSTEEGRVVGSPTPINTLLPGDLLSGESM comes from the exons ATGGTCGGGAGGCTCCTCTCTTCAG ACCTGCCCTTGCAGAGTGCCCATTCAGCACAGTATGAAAGTCCCCACTGGGGACATACACCAATCAACAGCAGTGCTACTATAGTCACAACCAATAACGGTGGCTGGGATCAACTGATTATAGACAAAAGTGATTCAGAGGAGTGGCCTTCTATTTCTCACAGCGAAAGCCACATCCCTGCAGGATGCCCATCAGATACTGAGATTATCAACAGCAGCACAGACATCATGAGTATGGCCACAGGAGGCAGCCAGCAAGGACACTTTCCCACTAATCATCCCAGTAAAGCCAGTAACAGCCACTCAGGAGGTATCCTCTCCAGCCAGAGTGGGGCCAGTAGAGGCTGGGGCTCTGGTCCATCTCCTGCCATTGCTGGAGAGGGAAAGGGTGAGAGCAACAGTGCATCAATGGGAGCCAGGACCTGGGGCTCCTCCAACTTTAACTTGAATTTGAATCCCAATGCTAACCCCTCTGCCTGGCCAGTCCTGGGACATGAGGGGATGGGCGTGGGTGGCAGCTCTGGAGTATCCAACCAAGCTCCATCTAATATCTGCAGCCCACCGTGTGCTCCCTCCTCTGGACCGAGCAGTAGTGGAAATTTAATTGGTGACAATGGAAATTCTGCTGGAAACTCTGGTAACGGTAAAGGCAGCACCGCTTGGGGTGGTATGGTGTCTAATGACACCTCTGAGCCACACTCCTCTTCCACGAATGTGTCTTTTAGCTCTGAACCTCAGAACCTTAACACTGAAGGACCAAATCACACTAAGCAGGAGCCCATGAGCCCTGCCAATAGTATGCCTAACTGGAATGTCAACCCTGTTGGCATGGGCTCTTTTGTCCAGTCTTCAACAGGAAGCTCACAGGTCAATGGGGAGGAGGGGTCTGTGTGGGGTAATGGAGATGCCAAATCTGCCAGTAGCTCTAAGGATTCTGGATGGGATTCAGGAAGTGGTTGGGGTCAAGGAGTAGCTTCAGCCACCCCTGGCTGGGGACAAGCCACATCCAATGGGGACTGGGGCAAGCATTCCACTGAACCTAAAGGGTGGGAGTCTGCAGGATCTCCCACTCAAGAGCAGCCACTAAGTTCTTGGGGCAGTGGGGCTAATGCTCCAGCTAGTGAGGGAAGCAGTGACAGCGTGGATGGTCATTCTCACAGGAGGGAATGCTCATCAAGAGATATGGCCCCACCTCTCCTGCCTGCCCAGGACATGGACCCAAGAGTTCTGTGCAACACAGGATGGGGACAGACTCCAGTGCGTCAGCACACAGCATGGGAGACGGAAGAAGCTGCACACTCAAATAACAAGAATGATGCTGGTACAGAAGCATGGGGCTCATCTTCAAATGCACCTCATATGGCACAACCATCATCTCATGGTAGTGTTAATCCAAGTTCTCGACCTGATTCTGGGGGCAAGAGTGATGCACATCGCCCTGCTGCAGCAACTCCATCAGGCTGGGGACCGTCCCCCACTCAACCCTGCTCTGGATGGGGTGACAATGCCAAGAAACCCACTATTGGTTCTGGGGGCTGGGGCAACGCACCACAAGGAGGCCACAGTGGCAACTTGCAAAAAAGTGGGCAGTCTTGGGGCTCTGAAGACAAATCTTCTAATTGGGATGACTCCCATTCCAAGGCTAAATCTCAGGGTTGGGGAGAGAACCCCAAGCCATCCCATGGTTGGAGCAGTGAGCGAGGAGGGGACAGTGGAGCTGGAGATGAGTGGGGTGACTCTGGAGAAGGGAAGAAGAATGGGCCATCCAGCTCTTCCTGGGAGGGAGATGGAACAGGGTGGAAAGAAAGCCCTCGTAGTTGGGGAAAGCCATCCCCTGGTGGTGGATGGGGAGATGAACAACGCTCCAATGCCTCAACACAGGGGTGGCGCAACAAGTCTCAGGAGGGTGGCAATGGCAGCAGTACTGGTGCGAGCATGGGTTCATGGGGAGGATCAGGCTCTGTCAAGAGTGGTTCAGGTTGGGGGGGAAGCAATGGGGGAGGAGTAAAACATAATCATGCTTCAGAGCCAACGGGATGGGAAGAGCCGTCCCCACCGTCCATCCGACGCAAGATGGAAATTGATGATGGTACCTCAGCTTGGGGTGATCCAAGCAGTTATAATAAGACAGTTAACCTCTGGGACAGGAACAATCCTGGAATGCAGAGTAAAACAGGCTCTGGGAATGCTAACAATCCCCCCAGCAACCATCACCACCATACCCACCATAATCAGCCTCCGTTGCAGGGCCATGGACATGGAGGGCCAGCTGCAACCAACAGCCATATCACTCCTGACAATACAAGCCCACACCAAGTTGTGGCTCCTCATAACAGAGCACCCCTGATGACCACAG GATGGGGGGAAATGCCTAATGTCCACTCCAAACCTGAGCCTTCATGGGGAGAGCCAGTACCTTCTCCAGCAAGCGTGGACAATGGCACATCAGCCTGGGGCAAACCCAGTGGGGGCTGGTCTGACAGTAGCCCTGAAGGCTATGGCCGAGGTGGAGGCCCACCAGGATCTGCCCCCTGCAAACCAG cctCTAAAACTATGCAAGAAGGCTGGGGAGGTGGAGAGGACATGAACCTGTCGTCAGGGCAGTGGGAGCAGGATGAGGGTGACATGTGGAACAGTACAGCCTCTCAGGAGAGCAGCTCATCCTGTAGTTCTTGGGGCAACCAGCCCAAGAAAGGTTCTCAGAAG CCGAAGGTTCCTAATAAACAAGATGATGCTTGGATTATGACCCGTCTGATTAAGCAGCTGACCGATATGGGTTTCCCT AGAGACCCGGCAGAGGACGCTTTGAAGAGCAACAATATGAACTTGGACCAGGCTATGA CTGCCCTGTTAGAAAAGAAGACTGAATTAGATAAGCGAGGGTTGGGAATATCTGACTACAGTAATGGCCTCATCAACAAGCCAATGAGCTGCAGGCCTTCGATCATCTCCAAAGACTCCTCCTCAGACCGTCCTGCCTTCATGGACAAg GATGGAGGATTAGCGGACGATGCCCAAACTTCACCATTTATGCCTTCTCCCAGCCTGAAGCTCCCGTTGGCTAGTGCTGCCCTCCCTAGCCAGAGTATTGGGGTCACAATGCAAAACTTGAACAGACAG ATGCAGAGTGGCATGTTTGGCAGTAGTGGAACAGCACAAGCCCGGGCCCTGCAGCAGCCTCCTCCTCAGCCAGCAGTGCCACCTCTCAACTCCTCCCAGCCTAGTCTACGTGCTCAAGTGCCTCAGTTTCTCTCCCCTCAG GTTCAAGCACAGCTCTTACAGTTTGCAGCAAAAAACATTGGTCTCAACCCTGCACTTTTAACCTCACCAATAAACCCTCAGCATATGACCTTGTTGAACCAACTCTACCATCTGCAACTG GCATACCAGCGTTTACAAATTCAACAGCAGATGTTGCAGGCACAGCGTAACGTTTCTGGCCCTATCAGACAACAGGAGCAGCAA gttgcACGTACAATCAATAACATGCAGCAGCAGATCCAGCAGCACCAGCGGCAGCTGGCCCAGGTTCTGCTggtgaagcagcagcagcagcagcagcagcctccTCCTTCTCATCCTAGCTTGCATCCCAGCACAGGCAAATCAGCACTGGAAACGTTTtcatcacaccaacaggcatCAGGCCTAACTGTCTCTGATCTGCCGACCAAAGAGCCGCAGTCGTCTCCCAACACATTCTCCTCTTACACTCTCT CTGGACTGAACCCCAACATGAATGTAAACTGCATGGAGGTGGGAGGTCTGTCTATGAAGGACTCTCCTCAGCCTCAGTCGCGCCTGTCACAGTGGACGCACCCCAACTCCATGGAGAATCTCTCTGGCAGCTCCTCACCTATGGAACCTGGCCACAGCAAGCATG gtGCCATCTCTGTAGGTCCAAACCTTGGTGCTTCCGGTAAACCCACTATGGACGACTCCTACAACCCGTATAACCTGATGCAGGGCACCGACTCTCCTGCTAGTTCAATGGTGACCCCGGACAGCTGGGGCCAGGGAAAGAATAACAGTGACAAGATGTCCAATGGGACCAACATCAGCTGGCCACCAG AGTTCTGCCCAGGAGTGCCCTGGAAAGGACTACAGAATATTGACCCTGAGACTGACCCCAATGTGACCCCAGGAAGTGTTCCCAGTGGCCccaccatcaacaccaacattcaGGATGTGAACCGCTACCTACTGAGAGACAGGAGTGGAG GCAAACTGCCAGACCTGAAATCCACTTGGTCGCCAGGACCCATCTCACACACGCAGGCCTCGCTGTCCCATGAGCTGTGGAAGGTGCCTCAGGGACCAAGGAACACTACAGCCCCCACCCGTCCTCCACCTGGCCTGACCAATACCAAGCCCTCCTCCACCTGGGGGGGCAACAGCCTAGGCTTGGTGCCGGGCTGGAGTGGTTCTTACTCTTCAG gtACCACATGGAGTACAGACAGCTCCAACAGGACCAGCAGCTGGCTGGTTCTAAGGAACCTTACACCCCAG ATTGACGGCTCTACTCTGCGGACGCTGTGCATGCAGCACGGCCCCTTAATCACATTCCACCTCAACTTGACGCAGGGCAACGCCGTGGTGCGCTACAGCTCCAAGGACGAGGCTGGCAAAGCCCAGAAGTCCCTACACAT GTGTGTGCTGGGCAACACCACCATCCTAGCAGAATTCGCTGGAGAGGAGGAGGTGAACCGCTTCTTTGCACAGGGTCAATCCCTCACACCCACCACCAGCTGGCAGGCCAACCCGGGCACCAATCAGACGCGGTTGGGGGGTGGAGCGTCTGCCAATTCGCACCCTATTGGCCACTGGAACACCGCCGGCCTGGGAGGAGGCGGAGCTGGCAGTGCAGCTAAGGCAGGCAACGAGCTGCTATGGGGGGGCGTACAGCAGTACTCTAGCCTTTGGGGGCCGCCCAGTACAGAGGAGGGCCGAGTGGTAGGCAGCCCAACCCCTATTAACACGCTGCTTCCAGGAGACCTGCTGAGCGGAGAGTCCATGTGA